In Streptomyces erythrochromogenes, the DNA window TATGCCGAGTACGGTGCGCCGCTCTATCTCTTGGTCGACCGGATGGAGCGGTCCGTCACCCTGTTCGCCGAACCCGGGAGCCTGGGGTACACCAAGGCCGACGGGCCGCATCCGTTCGGGACTGCCGTGCGGCTGCCGGAGCCGTTCGGGATCGACCTCGACACCAGCGGGCTCTAGGCCGTCTCTTTCGGATCTTGTCGGTCGAGCGGGCGGCGCCCCGGCAAGATCCGGAAGAGACGGCCTAGCCGCCCGCTCCCACCTGGGCATCGAACAAGGCGCTCAGGCGCGGCAGCCGGGTCGCCAGTTCGGCCGCGTCGTCGAAGTCGAAGTCCCAGGAGGGGTCCAGGGGCGGGTAGCTGATCGTGAAGGATTCCGCCGGGAGCTCGCGGCCGGTGGCGCTCTCGTACGCGCTCCACGCGATCGAGAGGGCCTCCTCGTCCCACAGCTCCAGGCCCTCGGCCGCCGCCTCGCGGACCGCGGGGTGCTCCGCGAGGGAGTCCGGGTCGGCCAGGGCGGCGTCGAAGACGGCCCGG includes these proteins:
- a CDS encoding DUF4240 domain-containing protein — protein: MDKQTFWQLIETARAETTAGTDDVVAQRAAELLAARPQAEIAAAQQVLWDLLAESYRSPLWAAAYMINGGCSDDGFDYFRGWLLTQGRAVFDAALADPDSLAEHPAVREAAAEGLELWDEEALSIAWSAYESATGRELPAESFTISYPPLDPSWDFDFDDAAELATRLPRLSALFDAQVGAGG